The following coding sequences are from one Sporomusaceae bacterium window:
- the glpA gene encoding anaerobic glycerol-3-phosphate dehydrogenase subunit GlpA: MTKTQAVIIGGGATGAGILRDLAMRGVKAVLIEQRDLAYGTSSRFHGLLHSGGRYVVKDPESAAECIAENRILRKIANQCVEDTEGFFVRLPEDDAAFEQQWLAACRALGLPAAAVAPEEAVRLEPNLTPRIAAAYRVPDAAIDGFRLCWQNAAAATRHGGEVLTYTEAVGIERDAAKVTGVTVRDVLSGETRIIPCDLVINAAGSWVGKVAALAGAEVHVKPDRGTLVAFNHRFTSRIINRLRPPSDGDIFVPHGSITILGTTSVAADRPDDTAPRSDEVLKLLRIGQDLFANLADYRILRAFAGTRPLYSAAEGRAASRSFAVIDHRAEGIDGLITVVGGKLTTYRLMAEKAADLACERLGIDAPCRTADEPLVADPDPGLLAAAQKYFPAGGAELAAARLGDAFGAVVRRLEDDIADRALICECELVTLGEIKEIAARATTHGLSDIRRRTRLGMGTCQGAFCGFRSVGAVCAAGLTDKGAAELLRDFLEERWSGIRPVLWGKQLREEELLRGIYGASLNIDGAMNDEGI, from the coding sequence ATGACCAAAACGCAGGCCGTCATCATCGGCGGCGGAGCAACCGGCGCAGGCATCCTGCGCGACCTGGCGATGCGGGGCGTCAAAGCCGTGCTGATCGAGCAGCGCGACCTCGCCTACGGCACCAGTTCGCGCTTTCACGGCCTGCTCCACAGCGGCGGCCGCTATGTCGTCAAAGACCCGGAATCGGCGGCGGAATGCATCGCCGAAAACCGGATCCTGCGAAAAATCGCCAACCAGTGCGTCGAAGACACCGAAGGCTTCTTCGTCCGCCTGCCCGAAGACGACGCCGCCTTCGAACAGCAGTGGCTCGCCGCCTGCCGCGCGCTCGGCCTGCCGGCCGCGGCTGTAGCCCCTGAGGAGGCGGTGCGGCTCGAACCCAACCTCACCCCGCGCATCGCCGCCGCCTATCGCGTCCCCGACGCCGCCATCGACGGCTTCCGGCTCTGCTGGCAGAACGCCGCCGCCGCCACCCGCCACGGCGGCGAAGTCCTCACCTACACCGAAGCGGTCGGCATCGAGCGCGACGCAGCCAAGGTCACGGGCGTCACCGTCCGCGACGTCCTCAGCGGCGAGACGCGAATCATACCGTGCGACCTGGTCATCAACGCCGCCGGCTCGTGGGTCGGCAAAGTCGCCGCCCTCGCCGGCGCCGAGGTCCACGTCAAACCCGACCGCGGCACCCTCGTCGCCTTCAACCACCGCTTCACCAGCCGCATCATCAACCGCCTCCGCCCGCCGTCGGACGGCGATATCTTCGTGCCCCACGGCTCGATCACCATCCTCGGCACCACCTCCGTCGCCGCCGACCGGCCCGACGACACCGCCCCCCGCAGCGATGAAGTCCTCAAACTGTTGCGCATCGGTCAGGACCTGTTCGCAAACCTGGCCGACTACCGCATCCTCCGCGCCTTCGCCGGCACGCGCCCCCTCTACAGCGCCGCCGAAGGCCGCGCCGCCTCCCGCAGCTTCGCCGTCATCGACCACCGCGCCGAAGGCATTGACGGCCTCATCACCGTCGTCGGCGGCAAACTCACCACCTACCGGCTGATGGCCGAAAAAGCGGCCGACCTCGCCTGCGAACGCCTCGGCATCGACGCACCCTGCCGCACCGCCGACGAGCCGCTCGTCGCCGACCCTGACCCCGGCCTGCTGGCCGCGGCGCAGAAATACTTCCCCGCCGGCGGGGCCGAACTGGCGGCCGCCAGGCTGGGCGACGCCTTCGGGGCCGTCGTCCGGAGGCTCGAAGACGACATCGCCGACCGGGCGCTGATCTGCGAATGCGAACTCGTCACCCTGGGGGAAATCAAAGAAATCGCCGCCCGCGCCACCACCCACGGCCTCAGCGACATCCGCCGCCGGACGCGGCTGGGGATGGGCACCTGCCAGGGGGCGTTCTGCGGCTTCCGCAGCGTCGGCGCCGTCTGTGCCGCCGGCCTGACCGACAAAGGCGCGGCCGAACTGCTCCGCGACTTCCTCGAGGAACGCTGGTCGGGCATCCGGCCCGTCCTGTGGGGCAAACAGCTCAGAGAAGAAGAACTGCTCCGCGGCATATACGGCGCGAGTCTCAATATAGATGGAGCGATGAACGATGAAGGAATATGA
- the glpB gene encoding anaerobic glycerol-3-phosphate dehydrogenase subunit GlpB, with protein sequence MKEYDVIVVGAGLAGLAAAAAAAGEGARVLLAAKGAGALTIGGGTIDILGYGPDGRPVTDLAAAIAALPESHPYGKLGLPAVREAADWFLALCEEGGYPYCGSLAANRWLPTAAGTLKPACLVPRTMDTVGVSAADGIVILGFAGLKDYRPEMIAQGLASRPGYNKHYSVVAIDCGFTGGRDATALDVARWLDSEAGRAACAAQLKKRLPSGRFVIMPPVLGTQPGCAAWEDLEAASGCRLVEIAGAPPAVTGLRLRALLLAHLRRQGVAILEHAAVIRAEAADDRCQAIVTGRQGRERSYRARSFVFATGGFLGGGLESFAGAARESVFKLPLAVPADQQAWSQPRLLASGPQPFATFGVATDGELRPVDATGRPLLDNVRFAGAILAGCDYSYEKSGNGVALVSGYKAGVAAGRNSRENV encoded by the coding sequence ATGAAGGAATATGACGTAATCGTCGTCGGCGCCGGCCTGGCCGGCCTCGCCGCCGCGGCCGCGGCCGCCGGCGAAGGCGCGCGGGTGCTGCTGGCTGCCAAAGGCGCGGGCGCCCTCACCATCGGCGGCGGCACGATCGACATCCTCGGCTACGGCCCCGACGGCCGGCCGGTAACCGACCTGGCGGCGGCGATCGCCGCCCTGCCGGAAAGCCACCCCTACGGCAAACTCGGCTTGCCGGCCGTCCGGGAGGCGGCGGACTGGTTCCTCGCCCTGTGCGAGGAGGGCGGCTACCCGTACTGCGGCTCGCTTGCGGCCAACCGCTGGCTGCCCACCGCCGCCGGCACACTCAAACCCGCCTGCCTGGTGCCCAGGACAATGGACACCGTCGGGGTGTCGGCCGCCGACGGCATCGTCATCCTCGGCTTCGCCGGCCTCAAAGACTACCGGCCGGAAATGATCGCCCAGGGGCTCGCCAGCCGCCCCGGCTACAACAAACACTACAGTGTCGTCGCCATCGACTGCGGCTTCACCGGCGGCCGCGACGCCACCGCCCTCGACGTCGCCCGCTGGCTCGACAGCGAAGCCGGCCGCGCGGCGTGCGCCGCCCAGCTGAAAAAGCGCCTTCCCTCCGGTCGGTTCGTAATCATGCCGCCTGTCCTGGGCACGCAGCCCGGCTGCGCGGCGTGGGAAGACCTGGAGGCCGCCTCCGGCTGCCGGCTCGTCGAAATCGCCGGCGCCCCGCCCGCCGTCACCGGCCTCCGCCTGCGCGCGCTGCTGCTCGCCCACCTCAGGCGACAGGGCGTCGCCATCCTCGAACACGCCGCAGTCATCCGGGCCGAAGCAGCGGATGACCGCTGCCAGGCGATCGTCACCGGCCGCCAGGGGCGCGAGCGCAGCTACCGGGCCCGCTCCTTCGTCTTTGCCACCGGCGGCTTCCTCGGCGGCGGCCTCGAAAGCTTCGCCGGCGCCGCGCGCGAAAGCGTCTTCAAACTGCCCCTGGCCGTCCCCGCCGACCAGCAGGCCTGGAGCCAGCCCCGCCTGCTCGCGTCCGGCCCGCAGCCCTTCGCCACCTTCGGCGTCGCGACCGACGGCGAGCTCAGGCCCGTGGACGCCACCGGCCGGCCCCTTCTCGACAATGTCCGTTTCGCCGGCGCCATCCTGGCCGGCTGCGACTACAGCTACGAAAAATCCGGCAACGGCGTCGCCCTCGTCAGCGGTTACAAAGCCGGCGTGGCGGCGGGGAGGAATAGCCGTGAAAACGTGTAA
- a CDS encoding anaerobic glycerol-3-phosphate dehydrogenase subunit C, producing the protein MKTCNNNIDACTTCAACTALCPVTAVVRDFPGPKMAGPAAERFRKAGAPTDAALAYCTNCKNCDITCPSGVPVAALNMRARAEHVKKHGRRLRDWILAHGEHMAKLAMPGQPLTNLGMANPVTRQMLKAIGISGSRPLPRYAPRTFLRQYGKLRQQPFADKVVFFPGCFINYNDPQVGLDLIAVLQANRHQVIVPPGLACCGVPLVTGGYLEEAAAAAKRNLAALADYARQGVPILTACTSCGLMIQQEYDELLGAEGASEVAARTYDAMEFLLELHDRGRLNTAFTPVGGQYLYHASCHLRAQGIGRPALELLAALPGVTVADLDAGCCGIAGSYGFKADRYDISMAIGRELFAKIKAQPADAVLADCGTCRLQIAHGTGAKVLHPISVIRKAYEPEYKL; encoded by the coding sequence GTGAAAACGTGTAATAATAACATCGACGCCTGCACCACGTGCGCCGCCTGCACCGCCCTCTGCCCGGTCACCGCCGTCGTGCGCGATTTCCCCGGCCCCAAAATGGCCGGCCCGGCCGCCGAACGCTTCCGCAAAGCAGGCGCGCCCACCGACGCCGCCCTTGCCTACTGCACCAACTGCAAAAACTGCGACATCACCTGCCCCTCCGGCGTGCCGGTGGCGGCGCTCAACATGCGGGCCAGGGCCGAGCACGTCAAAAAGCACGGCCGCCGCCTGCGCGACTGGATCCTCGCCCACGGCGAGCACATGGCCAAACTCGCCATGCCCGGTCAGCCCCTCACCAACCTCGGCATGGCCAACCCCGTCACCCGCCAGATGCTCAAAGCCATCGGCATCTCCGGCAGCCGGCCGCTGCCCCGCTACGCCCCCCGCACCTTCCTCAGGCAGTACGGTAAACTGCGCCAACAGCCCTTTGCCGACAAAGTCGTCTTCTTCCCCGGCTGCTTCATAAACTACAACGACCCCCAGGTTGGGCTCGACCTCATCGCCGTCCTCCAGGCCAACCGCCACCAGGTCATCGTCCCGCCCGGCCTCGCCTGCTGCGGCGTGCCGCTCGTCACCGGCGGCTACCTCGAAGAAGCGGCGGCGGCCGCGAAGCGCAACCTCGCCGCCCTCGCCGATTACGCCCGCCAGGGCGTCCCCATCCTCACCGCCTGCACCAGCTGCGGCCTGATGATCCAGCAGGAGTACGACGAACTGCTCGGCGCCGAAGGCGCGAGCGAAGTCGCCGCCCGCACCTACGACGCTATGGAATTCCTTCTCGAACTTCACGACCGGGGGCGCCTCAACACCGCCTTCACGCCTGTCGGCGGCCAATATCTCTACCACGCCTCCTGCCACCTGCGCGCCCAGGGCATCGGCCGGCCGGCCCTCGAACTGCTCGCCGCCCTGCCCGGCGTGACCGTCGCCGATCTCGACGCCGGCTGCTGCGGCATCGCCGGCAGCTACGGCTTCAAAGCCGACCGCTACGACATCTCCATGGCCATCGGCCGGGAACTGTTCGCGAAAATAAAGGCCCAACCGGCCGACGCCGTCCTCGCCGACTGCGGGACGTGCCGGCTGCAGATCGCCCACGGCACGGGGGCAAAGGTACTGCACCCGATATCAGTCATAAGAAAAGCCTACGAACCGGAGTATAAACTGTAA
- a CDS encoding glycerol-3-phosphate responsive antiterminator yields MTRMTIAALTKKGAVIPAARSGEDFEAAMRTSSPSVIVLFGDINELPRLVRRGQECKKQLIVHLDLFEGIGKDKSGIRFLARAGLTALITTKPHLGKIAREEGLLVIQRLFLMDSDSLRTGIHMLKGFKPDAVEILPALVPAAIVHEIIRETDIPVLAGGLIRTADDVAYAIGNGVYAVSTSRRDLWV; encoded by the coding sequence ATGACGCGAATGACAATCGCCGCCCTGACAAAAAAAGGGGCCGTCATTCCCGCGGCCCGGTCCGGCGAAGACTTCGAGGCGGCGATGCGCACAAGCTCCCCGTCCGTCATCGTCCTTTTCGGCGACATAAACGAACTGCCGCGGCTGGTGCGCCGCGGCCAGGAATGCAAAAAGCAGCTCATCGTCCACCTCGACCTGTTCGAAGGGATCGGCAAAGACAAGTCGGGCATCAGATTCCTCGCCCGCGCCGGCCTGACGGCCCTCATCACCACCAAGCCCCACCTCGGCAAAATCGCCCGCGAAGAAGGCCTGCTCGTCATCCAGCGCCTCTTCCTCATGGACTCCGATTCGCTGCGCACAGGGATACACATGCTTAAAGGCTTCAAACCCGACGCGGTCGAAATCCTCCCCGCCCTCGTCCCGGCGGCGATCGTCCATGAGATCATCCGCGAGACCGACATCCCCGTCCTCGCCGGCGGCCTCATCCGCACAGCCGACGACGTGGCCTACGCCATCGGCAACGGCGTCTACGCCGTCAGCACCAGCCGGCGCGACCTCTGGGTCTAG
- a CDS encoding sigma 54-interacting transcriptional regulator — MPLKVGIVGSERQCLLLLDLLAAQDELSVCAALPLPREALSAKRFGPHRALMAASWDDLAGRGPEAVFSFVPLSELPAGWPPAGVELIGFHTAHAVSSLLSFLSRQLTQCEEQRVKYLSALNAVTEGIQIMNEAGIIEYINPAFSTITGIHPAERIGTNVFQVSPDGAAARVLLSGKAARGVRNQAVGSCADVISNGAPIFMAGTLRGAVVAFQEVTDIMRLSEELSTTKELVESLSRELGAAKYTFADMIGANRKVLEAINLSKRAAKNDSTVLITGDSGTGKEIAANAIHHASPRWNKPFITVNCASIPESLLESELFGHEKGAFTGAHKAKAGKFELANGGTIFLDEIGDLSFSTQAKLLRVLQEKEVERIGSNQRQAVNVKILAATNRNLQRMVAKGLFREDLYYRLQVINVTLPPLRDRKDDIPLLVDHILRRVCQESGRPTLRMSAACLELLTAHSWPGNIRELQNVLTRAVMLCDGDSLHPGNFRFMSSNAPAEALPGDEPILPLHELEKNMVVRALKKYGWSTAGKKSAAQELGIALGTLYYKIKQYQLGK; from the coding sequence ATGCCACTTAAGGTCGGGATTGTCGGTTCGGAACGGCAGTGTCTGCTGCTGCTTGATTTGTTGGCCGCCCAGGACGAGCTGAGCGTGTGCGCCGCTCTGCCGCTGCCGCGCGAGGCGCTGTCCGCAAAGCGGTTCGGACCGCATCGCGCCCTGATGGCCGCGTCGTGGGACGATCTGGCCGGCCGGGGACCGGAGGCGGTTTTCAGCTTCGTGCCGCTGTCCGAGCTGCCCGCGGGCTGGCCGCCGGCCGGCGTGGAGCTGATCGGCTTCCATACCGCCCACGCGGTGAGCAGCTTGCTGAGTTTTCTGTCCCGCCAGCTGACCCAGTGCGAGGAGCAGCGGGTGAAGTATCTCAGCGCCCTGAACGCTGTCACGGAGGGCATCCAGATCATGAATGAGGCGGGGATCATCGAGTATATCAATCCGGCCTTTTCGACGATCACAGGCATCCATCCGGCAGAGCGGATCGGGACGAATGTTTTTCAGGTTTCCCCGGACGGCGCGGCGGCGCGCGTGCTGCTGTCCGGCAAGGCGGCCAGGGGGGTCCGCAATCAGGCGGTGGGGTCGTGCGCCGATGTTATTTCCAACGGGGCGCCGATTTTCATGGCCGGGACGCTGCGCGGGGCGGTGGTCGCCTTCCAGGAGGTGACCGATATCATGCGCCTGTCGGAGGAGCTGAGCACCACCAAGGAGCTGGTCGAGTCGCTGAGCCGCGAGCTGGGGGCGGCCAAATACACGTTCGCGGATATGATCGGCGCCAACCGCAAGGTGCTGGAGGCGATAAATTTAAGCAAGCGGGCGGCGAAGAACGATTCGACGGTGCTGATAACCGGCGACAGCGGCACCGGCAAGGAGATCGCGGCCAACGCTATCCACCACGCCAGTCCCCGCTGGAATAAACCGTTCATCACCGTGAATTGCGCCTCAATCCCCGAGTCGCTGCTGGAGAGCGAGCTGTTCGGCCACGAGAAGGGGGCGTTTACGGGCGCCCATAAGGCCAAGGCGGGCAAGTTCGAGCTGGCGAACGGCGGGACGATCTTCCTCGACGAGATCGGCGATCTGAGTTTCAGCACCCAGGCCAAGCTGCTGAGGGTGCTGCAGGAAAAGGAGGTCGAGCGGATCGGCAGCAATCAGCGCCAGGCGGTGAACGTGAAGATCCTCGCCGCTACGAACAGGAACCTGCAGCGCATGGTGGCCAAGGGGTTGTTCCGCGAGGATCTCTATTACCGGCTGCAGGTGATTAACGTCACCCTGCCCCCGCTGCGGGACCGCAAGGACGATATCCCGCTGCTTGTCGACCACATCCTCCGCCGGGTGTGCCAGGAGTCGGGGCGGCCGACCCTGCGGATGAGCGCGGCCTGCCTCGAGCTGCTGACGGCCCATTCGTGGCCGGGCAATATCCGCGAGCTGCAGAATGTGCTGACGCGGGCGGTGATGTTGTGCGACGGCGACAGCCTTCATCCCGGCAACTTCCGGTTTATGTCCAGCAACGCGCCGGCGGAGGCGCTGCCCGGCGACGAGCCGATCCTCCCGCTGCACGAACTGGAGAAGAATATGGTCGTCAGGGCGCTGAAGAAGTACGGCTGGTCGACGGCCGGAAAAAAAAGCGCCGCCCAGGAGCTTGGTATCGCTCTGGGGACGCTGTATTACAAGATCAAGCAGTATCAGCTCGGCAAGTGA